GCTCTCCCTCAGGAACTTCGGCGGGATAAATGGGGACTGCCTTGGAGCCATTGCCGAGATAACGCGGACCGGGACGTTGCTCGTTTTAGCGTTTGTGTGGGTTTATCTTGGCGGCTGAATTCCCGGAATCATTACCAGCTCGTCGAGTTCCCTATCCTCTCTCGCCGCGTAGGGGATGTAGCCACTCTTTCTCGCCTTCTCGGTGAAGTCCCTTATTCTCGCTATGTTCTCCGGACTTTCTGTTCCGTCATCGATGTAGTCAACAACGAGGACGAGCTTTCCGGCTTTGGCAACCTCCTCGAGGAGGGGAAGCTTTTCATCCCGCCACGGACTCGGCCTAAGGCCGTCGTAGAAGACGTCCTCGCTCGCCCATCCCGAGACGACTTTCAAAAGCCGTCCGTCGTCGTATTCTAGAAGTCTCTCCCCGTTCTGGGGGATTACGAGAAAGTCTTCACCTGCTTTCGAGCGCGTGTAGTTTGCTATCTCTATGATGAGGTTAATCATCTCCTTCGCCGTCCAGTTCTCGTCGTGGGCCTTGGCACTCCAGTACTCGAACTCGTCAACCTTGTCGAGGTAAACACCGGAAAAGCCCCGGACAATAATTTTATCAAGGTACGTGAAGACGATTCGCTTCCACTCATCGCTCCAGTACTTCACGGCGAAGTTGCCCTCCCATTCCGGGTTCTCCGGGCCGAGCCATTCCGGAGGGTTCTCCGCCCAGCTCTCGTTCCAGTAAAAGCGGTAGTCCTCGGCCTCTCCTATGCTGAGGTAAGCTACTGGAATCACGCCGGCCTTCTTAATCTCCTCAATCTCTCCCCGTGTATAGGCGGTTTCATCGTTTCCGTCCCGTGAATAGTCCATAACGATTAAATCAAAACCACTCCGGACTATAACGTTTGGACTCGCGTTCTGGAGCCAGTATGCCCAGCTCTCGATTTTGGACAGGCCACTCGAATGGGGTGGTTGAGAAGATAGCCCTTCTAAACTGCTCGACGGTGCGTCAACTCTTGCTGGGGGGATACCGTGAGTCGTTTGGGCATCTTCCCCCCGCCCGTTTCCTAGACATCCAGAGGCCAGAAGAACAAGGGCAAAGAAGATTGCGAGGAGCGCATCAGTGGCCTTCATGAATCCCCTTTGGGAAAGGTTCTTTTAACCCTTGCCCAAGCTCAATCCATGAGCTACCCGGTATTCATCCTCGCCGGCGGAAGGTCAACGCGCATGGGAAAGGAAAAGCCCGTTCTGAAGGTCGGGAGAAAGCCGATGCTCCTTCGGGTCTATGAGGAGGCTTTGGTGATGGGAGAAACAATCGTAGCTCTCTCAAAGAACACACCGAAGGCCAAAGAGCTGTGCCTTAGGGAAGGAGTTCCCTTCGTTGAAACACCTGGAAGGGGTTACGTCGAAGACGTGATGTGGCTCCTCCAGGAGTTCGGACCTTTCGTCAGTGTCTCAGCCGACTTGCCTTTCCTAAAGGCCTCGGATATTAGCTCAATCGCGAAGGCCTTCGACGGGAGGGTAAGCTTAACCGGCGTCCTTCCGCTGGAGAAGGTTCCGCGGGATTTAAAGCCCGTAGCTTACAGGGGCTACGCGATAGTTGGATTGAACGCGGTAGCGCTAGAGGGAGAGCGCTTTTTTGAGCTGAGCAACTCCCTTCTGGCTTTAAACGTGAACACACCGGAAGAGTTAAAGCT
The nucleotide sequence above comes from Thermococcus sp.. Encoded proteins:
- a CDS encoding MJ1477/TM1410 family putative glycoside hydrolase, yielding MKATDALLAIFFALVLLASGCLGNGRGEDAQTTHGIPPARVDAPSSSLEGLSSQPPHSSGLSKIESWAYWLQNASPNVIVRSGFDLIVMDYSRDGNDETAYTRGEIEEIKKAGVIPVAYLSIGEAEDYRFYWNESWAENPPEWLGPENPEWEGNFAVKYWSDEWKRIVFTYLDKIIVRGFSGVYLDKVDEFEYWSAKAHDENWTAKEMINLIIEIANYTRSKAGEDFLVIPQNGERLLEYDDGRLLKVVSGWASEDVFYDGLRPSPWRDEKLPLLEEVAKAGKLVLVVDYIDDGTESPENIARIRDFTEKARKSGYIPYAAREDRELDELVMIPGIQPPR
- a CDS encoding NTP transferase domain-containing protein, with product MSYPVFILAGGRSTRMGKEKPVLKVGRKPMLLRVYEEALVMGETIVALSKNTPKAKELCLREGVPFVETPGRGYVEDVMWLLQEFGPFVSVSADLPFLKASDISSIAKAFDGRVSLTGVLPLEKVPRDLKPVAYRGYAIVGLNAVALEGERFFELSNSLLALNVNTPEELKLANRIAKLVGR